In Luteibacter mycovicinus, a genomic segment contains:
- the era gene encoding GTPase Era gives MNDNDTPENDTLVDDDFRCGYVALSGRPNVGKSTLLNALIGVRLSIVSHRPQTTRHRILGISTKPEGQILYVDTPGLHRGAKRAMNRSINRAARAAITEVDLAVQVIEAGRWTDEDAAMYDALAQQDMPKLLAINKVDLQKDKTAMLPFVADLMAKHPFDDVYYVSALKSKGLDGLEKGILKRLPEQPAVYGEDEITDRSERFLASEMIREQLMLRLDQELPYATTVEIERFEDRPDGIAEVHAVIWVERDGQKAIVIGDGGAQLKAIGTSARKGMEHLFERKVFLKLWVKVREGWADDENLLKRFGYE, from the coding sequence ATGAACGACAACGACACCCCCGAGAACGACACCCTCGTCGACGACGACTTCCGCTGTGGCTATGTGGCCCTGTCGGGCCGACCCAACGTCGGCAAGTCCACGCTCCTCAACGCCCTCATCGGCGTTCGTCTGAGCATCGTCAGCCATCGTCCGCAGACGACCCGCCACCGCATCCTCGGCATCTCGACCAAGCCCGAGGGACAGATTCTCTACGTCGACACGCCCGGTCTCCATCGTGGCGCGAAGCGTGCGATGAACCGCAGCATCAACCGCGCCGCCCGCGCTGCGATCACCGAAGTGGACCTCGCGGTGCAGGTGATCGAGGCCGGTCGCTGGACGGATGAAGACGCCGCCATGTACGACGCGCTTGCCCAGCAGGACATGCCGAAGCTGCTGGCGATCAACAAGGTCGACCTGCAGAAGGACAAGACGGCGATGCTGCCGTTCGTGGCCGATCTGATGGCGAAGCATCCGTTCGACGACGTCTATTACGTCAGCGCGCTGAAGTCCAAGGGGCTGGACGGCCTCGAGAAGGGCATCCTCAAGCGTCTGCCGGAGCAGCCCGCGGTGTACGGCGAAGACGAGATCACCGATCGCAGTGAGCGCTTCCTGGCGTCCGAGATGATCCGTGAGCAGCTGATGCTGCGTCTCGACCAGGAGCTTCCGTACGCCACCACGGTCGAGATCGAGCGTTTCGAAGACCGCCCCGACGGGATCGCCGAGGTCCATGCGGTGATCTGGGTCGAGCGTGACGGCCAGAAAGCCATTGTCATCGGTGACGGTGGCGCCCAGCTCAAGGCCATCGGCACGTCCGCACGCAAGGGCATGGAGCACCTGTTCGAGCGTAAGGTGTTCCTCAAACTGTGGGTCAAGGTGCGCGAGGGCTGGGCGGACGACGAAAACCTGCTCAAGCGTTTCGGCTACGAATAA
- a CDS encoding DUF4845 domain-containing protein, giving the protein MKSRQSGITLIGFVIVLLVLGFFAFMAMKLVPSYIEYMGVVKAMNQMSTEGGNEDVGQARRQLAFKMSFQYVDDSTIKPQDVTVTRANNGAVLNVNYDKEIPFLYNISFLLHFDHSVPLKSAVGQ; this is encoded by the coding sequence ATGAAATCCAGGCAGTCGGGTATTACCCTTATCGGCTTCGTCATCGTTCTGCTGGTACTGGGTTTTTTCGCCTTCATGGCGATGAAGCTCGTTCCGTCGTACATCGAGTACATGGGCGTGGTGAAGGCCATGAACCAGATGTCGACCGAGGGCGGCAATGAGGACGTCGGTCAGGCGCGTCGTCAGCTCGCTTTCAAGATGAGCTTCCAGTACGTCGACGATTCGACGATCAAGCCGCAGGACGTGACCGTGACCCGGGCCAACAACGGCGCCGTGCTCAACGTGAACTACGACAAGGAAATCCCTTTCCTTTACAACATCTCGTTCCTGTTGCATTTCGACCATTCGGTCCCGCTGAAGAGTGCCGTTGGGCAATAA
- the rnc gene encoding ribonuclease III produces the protein MQFPHSFRNPTLATLALTHRSVGKPNNERMEFLGDALLGAIVAELLFEVHPKASEGELSRLRAQLVNGEALAVIARELELGDVLKLGPGELKSGGFRRDSILADAFEALIAAVYMDDGFDACRQVVRRLFTPRVAELKRSSKDAKTRLQEWLQGRGLPLPTYELTDSSGEDHAKIFDVSCCIDEPEPIRVEGRGGSRRAAEQDAAEAVLRRLLEKKT, from the coding sequence GTGCAGTTTCCGCATTCCTTCCGTAACCCGACCCTGGCCACCCTGGCGCTCACTCACCGAAGCGTCGGGAAGCCGAACAACGAGCGGATGGAGTTCCTCGGTGACGCCCTGCTGGGCGCGATCGTGGCGGAACTGCTTTTCGAGGTTCATCCGAAAGCCAGCGAGGGCGAGCTGTCGCGTCTGCGCGCCCAGCTCGTGAACGGCGAGGCCCTGGCCGTCATCGCCCGTGAACTCGAACTGGGCGACGTCCTCAAGCTCGGCCCGGGCGAGCTGAAGAGTGGCGGTTTCCGTCGCGACTCCATCCTTGCCGACGCGTTCGAGGCGCTGATCGCCGCTGTCTACATGGATGACGGCTTCGATGCCTGCCGCCAGGTCGTGCGCAGGCTTTTCACGCCCCGCGTGGCAGAACTCAAGCGCTCCAGCAAGGACGCGAAAACGCGCCTGCAGGAGTGGCTGCAGGGCAGGGGTTTGCCGCTGCCCACTTACGAACTTACCGACAGCTCCGGCGAAGACCACGCCAAGATCTTCGACGTCAGCTGCTGTATCGACGAACCGGAACCGATCCGCGTGGAGGGACGCGGTGGCAGCCGGCGGGCCGCCGAACAGGATGCCGCGGAAGCGGTGCTGCGCCGATTGCTGGAAAAAAAGACATGA
- the rlmD gene encoding 23S rRNA (uracil(1939)-C(5))-methyltransferase RlmD — MTEFEATITGLGHDGRGVARIDGKATFVSGALPGERVLLKYYKRHRHYDDAEIVSVLDASPDRVEPKCRHFSQCSGCSLQHMDSAAQIAAKQQVLADNFERIGKVTPGSWLPPLTDQPWGYRRKGRFSVRYVAKKERVLVGFRDEANPRFVAEIEHCEVLHPALGPKVGLLAELVGGLAAARDIPQIEFAAGDDMIALVFRHMSALSDADRDALIAFGKAHGFAIYLQPGNHSSVHPIWPESPRLAFAVPADDVELEFQPLDFVQVNAGMNQRMLARSLELLDLRPTDRVLDLFCGLGNFTLPIARHAGEVVGVEGEHGLVERAAANAARNGLSNASFRVGNLFDDQRNEPWATQRWDKLLLDPPRAGADKVLEYLPRKGTDRVVYVSCHPASLARDAGILVGKGFRLVSAGVMDMFPHTAHVESIALFERR; from the coding sequence ATGACCGAATTCGAAGCCACCATCACCGGCCTCGGCCACGACGGCCGGGGCGTCGCCCGCATCGACGGCAAGGCCACCTTTGTCTCCGGCGCGCTGCCGGGCGAGCGGGTGCTGCTCAAGTACTACAAGCGTCATCGTCATTACGACGACGCCGAAATCGTCAGCGTGCTCGATGCCTCGCCCGATCGCGTCGAGCCGAAGTGCCGGCACTTCAGTCAGTGCAGCGGCTGCTCATTGCAGCATATGGATTCCGCCGCGCAGATCGCCGCGAAGCAGCAGGTGCTGGCCGACAACTTCGAACGTATCGGCAAGGTCACGCCCGGGTCGTGGCTGCCCCCGTTGACGGACCAGCCATGGGGCTACCGCCGCAAGGGGCGGTTCTCGGTGCGTTACGTGGCCAAGAAGGAGCGCGTGCTGGTCGGCTTCCGCGATGAGGCCAATCCGCGCTTCGTCGCTGAGATCGAGCACTGCGAGGTGCTTCATCCTGCCCTGGGGCCGAAGGTCGGGTTGCTCGCCGAGCTGGTCGGCGGTCTGGCTGCGGCCCGGGACATCCCGCAGATCGAGTTCGCCGCGGGCGACGACATGATCGCTCTGGTGTTCCGGCACATGTCGGCGTTGAGCGACGCGGACCGCGATGCGCTCATCGCCTTCGGCAAGGCGCATGGCTTCGCGATTTATCTTCAGCCCGGCAATCACAGCAGCGTCCATCCGATCTGGCCGGAGTCGCCGCGGCTCGCGTTCGCGGTGCCGGCCGACGACGTCGAGCTGGAGTTCCAGCCGCTGGATTTCGTCCAGGTCAACGCGGGGATGAACCAGCGCATGCTCGCGCGCTCGCTGGAGCTGCTGGACCTCAGACCCACGGACCGTGTGCTGGACCTGTTCTGCGGCCTCGGCAACTTCACCTTGCCCATCGCGCGCCATGCGGGCGAGGTGGTCGGCGTGGAAGGGGAGCATGGGCTGGTCGAGCGCGCCGCCGCCAACGCCGCGCGCAACGGCCTTTCCAACGCATCGTTCCGTGTCGGCAATCTGTTCGACGACCAGCGCAACGAGCCGTGGGCCACCCAGCGCTGGGACAAGCTATTGCTGGACCCGCCGCGTGCCGGCGCGGACAAGGTGCTCGAGTACCTCCCACGCAAGGGCACCGACCGCGTGGTCTACGTGTCGTGTCACCCGGCCTCGCTGGCGCGTGACGCGGGCATTCTCGTCGGCAAGGGCTTCCGCCTCGTGTCGGCGGGCGTGATGGACATGTTCCCGCACACGGCGCACGTCGAATCCATCGCGCTGTTCGAGCGCCGCTGA
- the recO gene encoding DNA repair protein RecO yields MRVEQQPAFVLHARPYRETSLLVECLTRDHGRIGVVARGVRNERARLQRAQLEPFQRLAFDLIMKGELATLRTAEPSGVAQRLTGDAGMAGLYLNELVVRLTGRQDPNPDLFDHYERTLRRMAVGEPLAWTLRRFERDMLEALGYALPLDIDAIDGEPLDPLLTYFYDPESGVLPGRAGDARGIRGADLLALAADQAPDTAGLASLRRMMRQIISFHLGGGELKAWRVLR; encoded by the coding sequence ATGCGTGTCGAGCAGCAACCTGCGTTCGTTCTGCACGCCCGGCCGTACCGGGAAACCTCACTGCTGGTCGAGTGCCTGACCCGCGACCACGGCCGTATCGGCGTGGTCGCGCGCGGCGTGCGTAACGAGCGGGCGCGCCTCCAGAGGGCCCAGCTCGAGCCCTTCCAGCGTCTCGCGTTCGACCTGATCATGAAGGGCGAACTCGCGACGTTGCGTACCGCCGAGCCCTCGGGCGTGGCGCAGCGCCTGACCGGCGACGCCGGCATGGCCGGCCTCTATCTCAATGAGCTCGTGGTCCGCCTCACGGGCCGTCAGGATCCCAATCCCGACCTCTTTGATCACTACGAGCGCACCTTGCGGCGCATGGCGGTGGGCGAGCCGCTGGCGTGGACCCTGCGCCGGTTCGAGCGCGACATGCTTGAGGCGCTGGGCTATGCGTTACCGCTCGACATCGACGCGATCGACGGGGAACCGCTCGATCCCTTGCTGACCTATTTCTACGATCCCGAATCGGGCGTCCTGCCCGGACGTGCGGGCGACGCCCGTGGCATTCGTGGCGCCGATCTGCTCGCGCTGGCCGCCGATCAGGCTCCGGATACGGCCGGTCTCGCTTCGCTGCGCCGGATGATGCGTCAGATCATCTCGTTTCATCTCGGCGGGGGAGAGCTGAAAGCGTGGCGCGTGCTGCGCTAA
- a CDS encoding response regulator, giving the protein MVEYGTPPSFASPGRAILVADDDAPTRQFLDLALRSLGYQPTLADDGERAVSLGRTQSFAAMLLDCRMPGGGALTVLAALRGDASALSRGAVALATSAEVPAELRDRLLAAGFAGVIEKPCQITSLRHALAATLGIDEDLGVLDDELGHAASGDARTLLALRQLLREELTELDAALDALADRPTELIERMHRLRSACGFCGTARLGAQAKALQNHLLETRAVVPAAIDRFRIELRKALAALPPRPA; this is encoded by the coding sequence ATGGTCGAGTACGGCACGCCCCCTTCTTTTGCTTCCCCCGGACGCGCGATTCTCGTCGCCGACGACGACGCGCCGACCCGGCAGTTCCTGGATCTGGCGCTCCGTTCGCTGGGCTATCAGCCGACGCTGGCCGACGATGGAGAGCGCGCGGTTTCACTGGGTCGGACGCAGTCGTTCGCGGCCATGCTGCTGGATTGCCGCATGCCCGGGGGCGGCGCTCTGACCGTGCTTGCCGCGCTCCGTGGCGATGCGTCAGCCCTGTCGCGCGGCGCCGTGGCGCTGGCGACCAGCGCGGAGGTGCCTGCGGAGCTTCGCGACCGCCTGCTCGCCGCAGGCTTCGCCGGCGTCATCGAAAAGCCCTGCCAGATCACCTCGCTCAGGCATGCGCTCGCCGCGACCCTCGGCATCGACGAAGACCTGGGCGTACTCGACGACGAGCTGGGCCACGCGGCGAGCGGCGACGCGAGAACGCTTCTGGCGTTACGTCAGCTGCTGCGCGAGGAACTGACCGAACTCGATGCGGCCCTGGACGCACTTGCCGACCGCCCCACCGAATTGATCGAGCGCATGCACCGGCTGCGCTCCGCGTGTGGCTTTTGCGGAACGGCCCGACTCGGCGCTCAGGCCAAGGCGTTGCAAAATCATCTGCTGGAGACGCGGGCCGTTGTGCCGGCGGCGATCGACCGCTTCCGCATCGAGCTGAGAAAGGCCCTCGCCGCCCTTCCGCCGCGCCCCGCTTAG
- a CDS encoding YdbL family protein, producing the protein MRKPLIVVMLAAAVALVGCVTINVYFPEAAAQKAADQFIGTVLDDSGVAKPSGESDKPKPVPGKQPSASLLDLVIPAAQAAESPDIQVRTPETDAIRQRMTSRFSGQLKGLFDSGAVGFTSDGLVAVRDAGALPLDQRSQANGIVGQENNDRDALYAAVARANGHPEWEPQIRKAFADGWVQRAPPGWYYRDASGAWKRK; encoded by the coding sequence ATGCGCAAGCCTTTGATCGTCGTGATGCTGGCGGCCGCCGTGGCCCTCGTCGGCTGCGTCACCATCAATGTCTACTTCCCCGAGGCCGCCGCCCAGAAGGCGGCCGATCAGTTCATCGGCACGGTCCTCGACGACAGCGGCGTCGCCAAGCCGTCTGGCGAATCGGACAAGCCGAAGCCGGTGCCCGGTAAGCAGCCGTCCGCGTCGCTGCTCGATCTGGTCATCCCGGCGGCCCAGGCGGCGGAATCGCCGGATATCCAGGTGCGCACGCCGGAGACCGATGCCATCCGTCAACGCATGACCAGTCGTTTCAGCGGTCAGCTCAAAGGCCTGTTCGACAGCGGCGCGGTCGGCTTCACATCCGACGGCCTGGTCGCCGTGCGCGACGCCGGTGCGTTGCCGCTGGATCAGCGTTCGCAGGCCAATGGCATCGTCGGCCAGGAAAACAACGACCGCGATGCGCTGTATGCCGCGGTGGCCCGCGCCAACGGTCATCCGGAGTGGGAGCCGCAGATCCGCAAGGCGTTCGCCGATGGCTGGGTCCAGCGCGCGCCGCCGGGCTGGTATTATCGGGACGCCTCCGGCGCCTGGAAGCGCAAGTAG